In Acidiphilium acidophilum, one genomic interval encodes:
- the cysD gene encoding sulfate adenylyltransferase subunit CysD, translating to MNLASSHLSWLESESIHILREAFAEAQNPVMLFSAGKDSTVMAHLALRAFYPAPPPFPLLHIDSTWEFKSLIEFRDSFAAKHGFTLIAYANEEGRAAAINPFDHGNRYTLVMRTEPLKTALNAGRYDIIFGGARRDEEKSRAKERIVSVRGAGHAWDPRQQRPELWQLYNTRLGKNQTARVFPLSNWTEADIWAYALLHKIDLAPLYFAAPRPVVRRAGSFIVVDDESRMRFEPGDEIQSRSVRFRTLGCWPVTGAVESDAADLAAVVNETLRASSSERHGRISDGEDGGSLEQKKRNGYF from the coding sequence TTGAATCTCGCCAGCTCTCACCTTTCGTGGTTAGAATCGGAGTCAATCCATATCTTGCGCGAAGCGTTCGCCGAAGCCCAGAACCCGGTCATGCTCTTTTCAGCGGGAAAGGACTCGACCGTAATGGCGCACTTGGCGTTGCGGGCCTTCTATCCGGCTCCACCGCCATTCCCGTTGCTCCACATAGACTCGACCTGGGAGTTTAAGTCGCTTATCGAGTTCCGTGACAGTTTCGCGGCTAAGCATGGCTTCACGCTCATCGCCTATGCGAACGAAGAAGGTCGAGCAGCGGCTATTAATCCCTTTGATCATGGAAATCGCTACACTCTGGTCATGCGTACGGAGCCCCTCAAGACCGCTCTCAACGCCGGTCGCTATGACATTATATTCGGCGGTGCTCGCCGTGACGAGGAAAAGTCTCGCGCCAAAGAGCGTATTGTGTCGGTGCGCGGCGCTGGGCATGCATGGGATCCCCGCCAGCAACGGCCGGAACTCTGGCAGCTCTACAACACCCGCTTGGGCAAGAACCAAACCGCGCGAGTCTTTCCGCTGTCCAACTGGACGGAGGCGGATATCTGGGCCTACGCATTGCTCCATAAGATCGACCTTGCGCCCCTCTATTTCGCCGCGCCCAGGCCTGTCGTGCGAAGGGCGGGATCCTTTATCGTGGTCGATGACGAGAGCCGTATGCGGTTCGAGCCCGGCGACGAAATTCAATCCAGGTCCGTACGATTCCGAACGCTCGGCTGCTGGCCAGTCACTGGCGCGGTTGAGTCCGACGCAGCCGACCTAGCTGCCGTGGTCAATGAAACCCTGCGGGCTTCATCGTCCGAGCGTCACGGCCGGATCAGCGATGGGGAGGATGGCGGTTCGCTTGAACAAAAGAAGCGCAACGGCTACTTTTAA
- a CDS encoding acyl--CoA ligase gives MIETIHHLATSHTGPATIGAPSQPWLDGPGLAALVRATIARLNSHGIGRGDRVAIVLPNGPTAATAFIVVAAMAAAAPLNPAYTDAEFEFYLTDLRPRAVVVAANVTSPVRAVATRLAIPLIELTETVMSGVFALDCTALMQTPSARPGPAEPDDEALVLHTSGTTARPKIVPLTGRNLTASAHHIATSLALTADDTCLNVMPLFHIHGLVAATLASLAAGARVCCTPGFNAFRFATWLHEVQPSWYTAVPTMHQAILMRVRGEAEAMRAARLRFIRSSSASLPPQVMAELEDVFAAPVIEAYGMTEASHQMAANPLPPRPRKPGSVGLPAGPEIAIMDDAGALLDQGATGEVVIRGPNVTLGYAGNPEATARAFTNGWFRTGDEGRLDADGYLHLTGRLKEMINRGGEKISPLEIDVALLDHPGVAEACTFAVPHAKLGEEVAVIVVPRPGTTLTAQDVRDFAAARLAPFKVPRQILIMDAIPKGATGKVQRIGLAQRLGFVAA, from the coding sequence ATGATCGAAACAATCCACCATCTCGCAACCAGCCATACTGGCCCCGCCACCATTGGTGCTCCTAGCCAACCCTGGCTCGACGGCCCCGGCCTCGCCGCCTTGGTACGCGCGACGATCGCTAGGCTGAACTCCCACGGCATCGGTCGTGGCGACCGCGTCGCGATCGTGCTGCCGAACGGGCCGACGGCCGCTACCGCCTTCATCGTTGTCGCCGCCATGGCCGCCGCCGCGCCGCTCAACCCTGCATATACGGACGCGGAGTTCGAGTTCTACCTCACCGATCTCCGCCCGCGAGCCGTCGTCGTGGCCGCAAACGTCACGTCGCCTGTTCGCGCTGTTGCCACCCGGCTCGCCATCCCATTGATCGAGCTTACCGAAACGGTTATGTCCGGCGTTTTCGCGCTCGATTGCACCGCCTTGATGCAAACCCCGTCAGCCCGTCCCGGCCCTGCAGAACCGGACGACGAGGCTCTGGTCCTCCACACCTCCGGCACCACCGCGCGGCCGAAAATCGTGCCGCTGACCGGCCGCAACCTCACCGCATCCGCCCATCACATCGCCACCAGCCTCGCCCTCACCGCCGATGATACCTGCCTGAACGTGATGCCGCTGTTCCACATCCACGGCCTGGTCGCCGCAACGCTCGCCTCCCTTGCCGCCGGCGCACGCGTCTGCTGCACCCCCGGCTTCAACGCGTTCCGCTTCGCGACCTGGCTGCACGAAGTGCAACCAAGCTGGTACACCGCCGTCCCGACCATGCACCAGGCCATCCTGATGCGCGTGCGCGGCGAGGCCGAGGCCATGCGCGCCGCACGCCTCCGCTTCATCCGCTCCTCCTCCGCCTCGCTGCCGCCGCAGGTCATGGCCGAACTGGAAGACGTGTTCGCCGCCCCGGTGATCGAGGCCTACGGCATGACCGAGGCCTCCCACCAGATGGCCGCGAACCCGCTGCCGCCACGTCCCCGCAAGCCCGGCTCGGTCGGCCTGCCCGCCGGCCCCGAAATCGCCATCATGGACGACGCCGGCGCCCTGCTCGATCAAGGTGCCACCGGTGAAGTCGTCATCCGTGGCCCCAACGTCACCCTGGGCTACGCCGGCAACCCCGAAGCTACGGCGCGTGCCTTCACCAACGGCTGGTTCCGCACCGGCGATGAAGGCCGGCTCGATGCCGATGGCTATCTGCACCTCACCGGCCGGCTCAAGGAAATGATCAACCGCGGCGGCGAAAAAATCAGCCCGCTCGAAATCGACGTCGCCCTCCTCGATCATCCGGGCGTCGCCGAAGCCTGCACCTTCGCCGTGCCCCACGCCAAACTCGGCGAGGAGGTCGCCGTCATCGTGGTGCCGCGCCCCGGCACCACCCTCACCGCGCAGGACGTCCGCGATTTCGCCGCCGCCCGCCTCGCACCGTTCAAAGTGCCCCGCCAGATCCTGATCATGGATGCCATCCCCAAAGGCGCCACCGGCAAGGTCCAGCGCATCGGCCTCGCCCAGCGCCTCGGGTTCGTCGCCGCATGA
- a CDS encoding 2-dehydropantoate 2-reductase: MSRICVFGAGAIGGLVAARLQAAGTDVSIVARGPHRAAIEANGLILLSGGERIVTRPRVADAADLGPQDYVLITLKAQGIEPALPQLRPLIGPATTIIAAINGMPWWYTHGLPAPFTDRRITAVDPTGAVTQALPPGQTLGCVVYPAAEILEPGVINHTYGDRFVLGEPDGTRTDRAETISRALIAAGLKAPLRPRIRDDIWVKLWGNMAFNPISALTGATLDRITADPGTSAVARAMMAEGQAIAEALGARFSIDLDKRIAGAAEVGAHKTSMLQDLERGRPIEIEALLGAVVELASWVEIPVPISTTILALTRQRAQMLTSHL; encoded by the coding sequence ATGAGCCGTATCTGCGTCTTCGGCGCGGGTGCCATCGGCGGCCTGGTCGCAGCAAGATTGCAGGCCGCCGGCACCGATGTCTCGATCGTTGCGCGCGGCCCCCATCGCGCCGCCATCGAGGCGAACGGCCTGATCCTCCTCTCCGGCGGCGAACGCATCGTCACCCGCCCCCGCGTCGCCGACGCGGCCGACCTCGGCCCGCAGGACTACGTGCTGATCACGCTGAAAGCCCAGGGCATCGAACCCGCCCTGCCGCAACTCCGCCCCCTGATCGGCCCTGCCACCACCATCATCGCCGCCATCAACGGCATGCCCTGGTGGTACACCCACGGCCTGCCCGCCCCCTTCACCGATCGCCGGATTACCGCGGTCGATCCCACCGGTGCCGTCACCCAGGCGCTGCCGCCCGGCCAGACCCTCGGCTGCGTGGTCTACCCCGCCGCCGAAATCCTCGAACCCGGCGTGATCAACCACACCTACGGCGACCGCTTCGTGCTCGGCGAACCCGATGGCACGCGCACCGACCGCGCCGAGACCATCAGCCGCGCCCTGATTGCCGCCGGGCTGAAAGCACCGCTCCGACCGCGCATCCGCGACGATATCTGGGTCAAGCTATGGGGCAACATGGCCTTCAACCCGATCAGCGCGCTCACCGGTGCCACGCTCGACCGCATCACCGCCGACCCCGGCACCAGCGCCGTCGCCCGCGCCATGATGGCCGAAGGCCAGGCCATCGCCGAAGCGCTCGGTGCCCGCTTCAGCATCGATCTCGACAAGCGAATCGCTGGCGCCGCCGAAGTTGGAGCCCATAAAACCTCGATGCTGCAAGACCTCGAACGCGGTCGGCCGATCGAAATCGAAGCCCTGCTCGGCGCCGTCGTCGAACTCGCCAGCTGGGTCGAAATCCCCGTACCCATCAGCACAACCATCCTCGCGCTCACCCGACAGAGAGCGCAGATGTTGACGAGCCACCTATAG